One Citrus sinensis cultivar Valencia sweet orange chromosome 5, DVS_A1.0, whole genome shotgun sequence genomic window, CTggaaaaaactaaaaaccaAATGACAGACCAAGATCACGAAACAAATCATGAACACAGATATCAGATAATCAGAAATGGGCCTTAAACAGACTACTAACAGAGTAGCAAAAGCATACAGAAAACATTATTCATACACCTTATGCACATGAAATATATATGCAGAGGGATCCTCTTATGAATTTAGCTTATATCCTAATATGAGACAATGAACAATTGGATGCCAATTAAGGGCTaacatttgtttgattttaatattaaaaaaaaaaacaaaaaacaaaacagagTTGATTGATGGCCTTTGATGGATTGTGTACACTCCTAAAGTGCAGAGAGCCTGATTGATGCCATGCTTTACCTGCCCCATGCACACTTGATTTTATCATCTCCcttatcaaatatataatcattGCCTGTCTTTCATCCTGAACCAGCTCTCCTTCCAGGCACCAGCTGTGTATTCTTCAATTCAGTGGAATATTCACTTTCAGGTAAGAATAAACTTGTCCTTCATCAAAAAATCAGCTTCTCACCATGaagctttcttttttaaaacaattactAGTCTAGCATAATGCATCTAATTGAAGACAACTCAGAATTGAAAAGGCCATACTTTAATGTCTGCTGTTGGGACCTCAAGACCAGGAACAAAAAGCTTCTTTCTGCAGTTGTGTTAACAAGTAGAAATAGCTTTTTTCTGAAGGACCCAACATTGCATTGAAAGAGTCAACAAAAGGACTGGCGTCATATCTTGTCCAACAAGAGTTTTGTGGAGTTAACACAATGGTTAATAATTTGCCCAGCGGACATTTTGTCGAACTACTGGCAACCTTGACTGTGGAAATGCATCTTTCAAATGTTGGCAGGCTTTAGCTTCTTGATGTACTGTTGATAGAAATGCATATTTCAAAAGTTGGCAGGCTCAAACTGCCGAGACTTTGGTTTCTTGCATTTCAAACCCACAAATAAAACTTTGGAGAGAACCCCAGAAAGAGCTACACCTCCCAAATTTGATGACAAATGAAGAGACCATGCCTAGTGTTTGGTTCGGCAAATGAGTAAGTCTGAAAGAAATTGAGAGAAACCTTTCCTACAGAATGCCATATTGAAGGTTACAATTTGATGAATTTGTCCCCTTGTCGCCCATAACCTTCTTTGATCTCTTTTCTTAGTCATAAATAATCAAACATATATTAGTCGTTGGATGTAATCCACTCACTGACATCTCATGTCTACAATCAATCAACCacattttaatagaaatgaaaacatttaaattaaaaaagaatgagATAGGAACAAAATCAAACTCGGCAGACAAGGGTCTATGTGAGTTTAAAGATGCTTGGTGAAAGTCGTATTCAGGAGTTCAACGGTCAGTTGTATCACCTATGGCAAAGTAACCACCACAACTAAAGCCATTACAAAACATCAAGAAGCTTGGACTTGGCAAGAGGTCTCATTAACAGTGTAGCTCAGGAATTAAGAGAGACTTAAAGTGCAAGCTTTTGGATTTATTTAAACACTGAAACTAATATGGATTAGAAGCTCCAATGGTCACAGCAAACGATTACAAATCACAAATCCCAAAAAAACGAATATGCAAAAAGCTGCAAAAGAACAATATCAGCAATTGACGTCTGCTTTTGCTCGGACAAAGGTTCTCATAACAAAGGACTTCGTGATTGTCTGTCACATGTTTATCTTAAGAGGAAAAAGGAAGTTTGTTTTAGTCAATCTCATGTCTAATGGCATTCAAAAggaacccaaaaataaaataaaaaataaagagttaGTGCGTGTTTCTTGCagcataaagaaaatttatcatcCATGAAAAACTTAGTATGGAAAAAGCTATCTCATTTATCCGCCAATGGAGAAAAACTTGTCGTCCACCCACTAAGGACCCACCATTGACAGGTCTGATGGATCCCACGGATGAGAaccacaaattttttattttaaaggaCATCGGTATTGTACCcatatcatttaatttgtaGACTCCACTGATGGGACTCATGAAACTTGCCAAATGGCAGCTCCTCGGCGGGCAGGCGCATCACTTTAGCAAACTTATCTGGCGATGACCAAATCTGGActcatttaaaaagaatacaaagcaAACCAACTGACACAAATTGCATAGAGGTCTAGGAGCCAAATCAATGTTGTTAACTCATCCAATTAATACATTCTCTTAGGGGTTATACCATGGTTTGacatttcaaaagaaattaaaaggaaaacaacTGCACAAATTGCACTGAACTCAAAGAGACCCGTTGAAGGTGTTCACTTGTCCAACTAATAAAGGTCATCAAGGATTGTATCGGGACTTGGAACCAATTCTGCCTTTACTAGAGAAAGGGAATTTAAGATAAAGAAGATAACCTCTTTTCCTAGCGCCCTTTTGGGAAAAAATGAATTCCTGCTACATTCTGAGAATAAAACCATAGAAATCTAACTTCTGATATCTAATCAATCTAGTAAAATCTTGGCAGTTGCACTTGGGGCAGAAATTAGTTCCACCTTGGTTTACGGACAGAAATTCGTCATAtgcatgtatttatttatgttttacaCACACGCATACATGCACACACAAACACTACCTTCACTTTGAAGGAAAGATTAAAATAACACTGCTCACATACACAATACTTACTATTCTAGTTCGTGTAACTTTCTCCGGAGTCACAAACAGGTCACAGAATTCACGTATTAACCGCATACTTCCCGTCATTTCTATTCCTCCTTCACCATCACCTATCGCACAATTACAAAAAGTGAGAGGTAATAACCAAGATATTTGGGTTGCTCTTGGGTAGGGGTGGGAGGTAAGGGTTCGTTGTGGAGGGCACCTGGTACAGAATCAAGGCCAGCTGTCGGGAATTCGATCTCCTGAAACATATACTTGTTCATCATAAACTGTATACTTATTCTGCAGTCGATATGTGCATATAGTTCTTCAATTATCCAGTAATAACTCACCATCAACTTCCTGCCGTCCTTCACGGCTAATTCAGCAGCCATTTTTGCCTGTTTAAAGGTCAAAAGCCCAAAATAAGCAGACGCTCCTACTCCTATACTTATTATCTAACTTCTACAGAACAGATGATACACATCAAGTTGTATCAAGAGAGACACCAAGTTGTGTTTTCCAAGAGGTTCCAAAGAGGTTCTGTTCCTTTGTCTAATTTTTAGACTGCTTTGACAACTCATCTTAAAGGTGCCACTCATTCAATATGATCTGGTGACAGTGGTTTAGAGTTTTAAACTAAATGCAGAGCTAATAGTATTTTGGAAATATAATCATCCTAAGATACTATAACACAGGGATTCttacacaaaaacaataacTTCGATGTAGAGAGAGATGATTTCACAAAagcagatgttttgatttAAGTCTCCAAAACCCACCaccaagaaaattttcaaaggaCATAGAAACATGATCCATATAtctgtaaattaaattgtgaAAGTTGTTGATGCTGTTCTAGAATTACCACAATCTATCTACCCCCATGaatgtttttggataaaacaACAAGTAGGACCCAATGCCTGTTTTCTAATAGCTTCACAAAGGCCAAATTGGTTTTTAAATGTCTCCGGCTTTTCATTTAACAAGTTTAAGGATCCCTTTGGCATTGCAATTGGGGACCTCAGATATATAAACTGTTTGGTAAACTCTTATAGCCGCAGCTTttaagcaaaaataattttatctgataattgtttgattaaaaacttttattacctttattagttttgtaaaaaaaaattgtttataagtcatgtttaccaaacacagtCAATCTTTATatcacacttttttttttcaacacaCATATATAGTTAAAAACTACAAGACCTAGATATCAAACAGATCCTAAGCTTAATCTAATAAAAAggtaaataaacaaatgacaAAGCCAGCGTACTTGATCAAGAAGCTCTGAATAGTCACTGGGAAAGGGAATATCGACGTTAGTGGAGTTATTGCCATCGCTTGAAACCGAACTGGTGAGACAATTGGGTTTTCTTGTGTACGGCGAAAATGTGATGATTCTTTGACCGCtgaaattttcaattctaCAATTTACCTGCAATTAGTGACAATTAATCGgtttagaaataattttaaaaaattaaaagtaatgaTTACAGACTCTGAGTGTACCTGTGGACGTGGAATTGAAGGAACCGGAATAGGAAGCGTAGTGAAGGCGATGGCTGAATTGGAGGATAACGGCATTTTGAACCACAAAgtaaagagagagagacagaagAAACGCGCCTCTTTCAAATACCGTGCTTTTTTGTACCCGGGGAATTTAACTAGTTGATgcgaataataaaatttataaattgggtaaattatttattaaagaaatatcGAGAGATtctgtattattttattagtagcAATacagtaattataaaattagttgGATTAAAATAGCTGTTGTTCCacctgttttatttttattatgggtGGGTAGGGTTTGTGAAAATTCAATCCAACCCATTATTGAATAGATTGAGATAAATCAATTCAAcctaagtaaataaatatgttcAACCTAATCTAACATAATCCTTAAATCATTGgattgggttgggttgggttaaTTGAGTTGAAGATTTGaagtcaaattaaaattaaaaaatatgaaaattaaaataaacttattaaaatttaatataaatatatcatattatGAAACTTCTATTCACTGTCTAGTATTCgacaaaaaaaactaaaagaatataaaatgaataaattataaaagtacCTTAGTTAACTGAGAATTGAAACTTAAGGGATTGGTTTTAGTTTTGGAGTTAGAGATTAGAGTAGTAGATATAAGAACAAATAAtctcttttataaaagaataaaaagatgataaaaaatagattaatcgTTTAGATTTTTAGGAttttgcaattaaaaattatcttattattattattttagttatgtGGGTTGGGTTGGATTGAGTTAGATGGATTCATCACAATTAATCCCACCTAACCCAATTGTTGAttgagtttgaaaaaattgatccAATTAACTCATAATAACCCACTCAACccgttaaaattaaattggattggattgggtTGGGACGTTGGGTCagttggattggattgaatttgtcactcataatttttatttaattaataaatttatgttatatttatttgtataaaaatttatagttatactatcacttttattttattatttatttatttatttttaaagtggTCTGCATTATTAAAGTGAAGCGTGTCAAGTGAGATCAAGATCCGGTTTATTCGAGTGCTTAAAACCCGACAAATATTAAGTAACTCATTTATagttaaaatattcttatttttaaataaaaaattttaaaacaaactaAACAAATTGAGTGGATTTAGTTTCTCCAGGCACATCATTAGAACATTACTTTTAATTGAACAAAAGCACACTTGACTAGCACATTCGCCACAAAAGCCTCGGCTTAGTTGTGGGTTTATGAATTatctcaataaaattaaggTCATAAATTTGAGTCCCGCTACGAATTATTAGGCTAGGTAGCTTTTTTAGATAACGCCATAAATACATGTATTTTAATTCTCACAGGTATTGcaataaatgattttaataggtcatcattaaatataattttccgTTATATACATTCACCTTTCTTAGAGGCCAAGGAGTCTTCGACAGAAATgtaaatttctcattttggaGGGAGAAGGTGGCTATATTTGAGAGAGGTTTCCGGCGAACCAACCAGTGAAAAACAGTCAGCAGAAACATAAATGACGGGGATTTGAGCAGCCTTGATTGCCCATCTCACTTCCATTTTCTCATCCAATCTTAATCTTCTGTCTCGAAGGTGCATGCGTGTCTCATTCGAGCAGGGTTCATACCAAACTCCGAAGAGCCGAGCTGGtgattatcaaaattaacGTTCTATgtccataatttttatttgcaaagaaaacaaaactttTTCTTCAGAAAGGATCCTTAATTTGGATCGTTTGATTTCTATCCTTTGCTAACTACTACGCAATTGTCTCATATCATGCATAAAGGAAGAGGACTCGTATCTAAATTAATACCTGATAAAGTACACTCAAAACGAGATCATTTGGattgaggttttttttttttttttaaaaaaaaaaaaacacccaAAACAATGTCGTTTTGAGTGtatttttgtaagtttttaatttcttgattatttttggaaaGAAATGATATAacctaaaagaaaaatgattatgagactaaattcaataagaacaACTTAAAATTGGATTTGTTTTACtgtatcaaaaaataattaaaactaataaatattaaatttatttttgtcaatattttatctttttgtcaCTTTAGCTGTGCTCAACTTTGAAAAtactttattaattatcagCACTATGAGACAAATATCATAGaatctgtaattttttattttaaatcaacGAATCCAGCCAAAACCACATAATTGAACAGCGCAGCACCTGAACAAgattttctctttgttttgtttaaaaaatccAAGGGGTCATGACTAAAGGTGGCCAACGGCACGGCACAGCCCATCAAACTAAGGTTCATTCGGGTCTATAGGCCGGCACGCTATGGCCTACTAAGTAAACGGACTATACTGTATCGTGTTCAAGTTTTTTCTTTCAGGTCTGGCATGACCCACGGCACAAGCGCACATGTACTGTGTTCGGGCCATGTCTAAAAAAAGCtcgctaattttttttttctttttttcaagcCCACATGCCTAGCGTACTTTTTTAAGTCCACGTACCTGACGTGCTTTGTTTGTGCCTGACGTACCTTACGTGTTTTTTCAACCTCATCAGCTCATGcactaataataacaacaacaacaataataataatagtaatagtagtaatagaaatagtaataataataataataataagaagaagaagaagaagaataacaacaacaacaataaaaataatttttattaagggaacaattaatatttcataatcaatttattagaATTTCACAActatatgtttaatttcacAATAATCAACTATAATACAACAATACGTAAATTTAATTCCAAAGATCATAGTAATGATTAATACAAATCTATAAACTCAAGCggccaaaatataaaaatattcaaagaaattattcaaatttcatttattcattcaataaattataaatataaaacaattagaatttttttaaactaagacttaaattaatttttaaaagcctatgctaataaaatatattaaaaattttaatttcaagatatttttaaagtcaaaacatttttttttacttttcattaaaaaaatttaatttgatatattttggCCCGTATACTATTGATGACCTACGGGCCGTGTACTAGCCCACTAGTGAAGCGTGCTTGTTATGTGTTTTTTTGCATATTGTGTTTTGACCCATCTCTAATCGTGTCGTGCTTTTAAGGCCCACATGCCTAAGATTCTATGCCCGACCCAACCAACGTGCGTGCCGTGTCGTGCCGTGCTGCGTGTCCTACCGAAATTACTCGTGTCATGCTATGCCCATGCCACACCACATGCCGCCCAACCCATCTTTAGTCATGAGAATTTACAACTATTATAAATTGCGATCTTTTGAATTGACTAACAAATTGTTATCTCAGCAACACGTGATTAGTTCTGTTTTTGCATAGATTTTtcttatattcaaatatttttccatTTCTTCAGTTAGGTCCTTATATGCTTAATTATTGATTCTGAATTGTTGGATGACTTCTTTGTTCATCTCTTCTACATCTATTTTTAAAGCTTTTACCATATTTTATAAAGGTTTAAATGATTATGATATTCATAAAGATCTATAAATTTTGAGTATACATTAGCACTTGCATTTTATAACTCCTTCACTTTCTAGTCATTGACCAAATTTTTCTTCTagcatatttatatatatttctaatcTATTTTCCCATTCAAGATATACACCATCAATGCTTTCACATATATTTTGCAATCTAAATCTAGCGtcctaaattgaaaagttcatattattattgttattattattatttattattcaaccTTTGTTATTGATGTTCTAGAAACCTTTTATTTATCTTGCACTTGCTACCTTGAATTATTTCAAGACTGATTAAGATATTCCATTAATGCTACcctattttttcttcaaaaatttcattgtTACATTCAATGTTTatgtttttcatattt contains:
- the LOC102607123 gene encoding uncharacterized protein LOC102607123 isoform X2 → MPLSSNSAIAFTTLPIPVPSIPRPQVNCRIENFSGQRIITFSPYTRKPNCLTSSVSSDGNNSTNVDIPFPSDYSELLDQAKMAAELAVKDGRKLMEIEFPTAGLDSVPGDGEGGIEMTGSMRLIREFCDLFVTPEKVTRTRIFFPEANEVKFARTSVFEGASFKLDYLTKPSFFEDFGFTEKVKMADRVKPEDELFLVAYPYFNVNEMLVVEELYKEAVFNTARKLIIFNGELDRIRSGYYPSFFYPKLAALSKTLFPVMETIYYIHNFKGRNGGTLFRFLEGPQESE